The Lewinellaceae bacterium genome has a segment encoding these proteins:
- a CDS encoding T9SS type A sorting domain-containing protein, whose protein sequence is MKNILLTCLLFLSSFPIVGQEFSFPQDSASWTYVHSFDPWTIPNFHTFEMFGDTIINEQHYKKITHSDCWGWTTSQIVYDFIRSEEDQVFFLQKDSTEEFLLYDFSLEAGDSFSIEKECLSDSGDSIFVQWVDSVLVLPDEYRKQINFNNAQWVEGIGVINHFLTVSTGLESLDYSVDLMCFSINGEYLINGAFYFNPDPEFGSGIHFGCDGVIDDVSNLDIKKSFVISPNPFFADFEIQCADFHEIQEIDLLSLSGQYIESLPLRPSQSLTGLVPGMYILKVKLKGTFYFLRMIKLS, encoded by the coding sequence ATGAAAAATATTTTACTTACATGTTTACTGTTCCTTTCATCTTTCCCAATTGTTGGTCAGGAATTTTCTTTTCCTCAGGATTCCGCTTCCTGGACGTATGTGCATAGTTTTGATCCCTGGACGATTCCCAATTTTCATACATTTGAAATGTTTGGGGATACAATAATCAATGAACAACATTATAAAAAGATTACCCATTCGGATTGTTGGGGATGGACCACTTCTCAAATTGTCTATGATTTTATCAGGTCAGAGGAAGATCAGGTATTTTTTTTACAAAAAGATTCAACAGAAGAGTTTTTATTATATGACTTCAGTCTTGAAGCGGGGGATAGTTTTTCAATAGAAAAAGAATGTTTGAGTGATTCGGGAGACAGTATTTTTGTTCAATGGGTTGATTCAGTTTTGGTACTACCAGATGAATACAGAAAACAGATTAACTTTAACAATGCTCAATGGGTTGAGGGAATCGGAGTTATTAACCATTTTTTGACCGTAAGTACTGGTTTAGAGTCATTGGACTATTCTGTAGATTTGATGTGTTTTTCAATTAACGGAGAATATCTTATTAATGGAGCCTTTTACTTTAATCCTGATCCGGAGTTTGGTTCAGGGATTCATTTCGGATGTGATGGTGTTATTGATGATGTAAGTAATTTAGATATAAAGAAATCTTTTGTCATTTCTCCCAATCCCTTTTTTGCTGATTTTGAAATACAGTGTGCTGATTTTCACGAAATTCAGGAAATAGATTTGCTTAGTCTTTCAGGTCAATATATCGAAAGTCTGCCCCTACGGCCTTCCCAAAGCCTTACCGGTCTTGTTCCCGGCATGTATATTTTGAAGGTTAAATTGAAAGGGACGTTTT
- a CDS encoding PadR family transcriptional regulator, with protein MKSKELDKTRTQMKRGVLEMCILSMISEKETYGREINERLKDSDLVVVEGTLYPLLSRLKKADLLEYKWEESTSGPPRKYYKITPKGEEFLGDLLNTWGSLVDAVSRMTQQNY; from the coding sequence ATGAAATCGAAAGAATTAGATAAAACACGGACGCAGATGAAGCGGGGAGTACTTGAAATGTGCATCCTGTCCATGATAAGCGAAAAGGAAACTTATGGCCGTGAGATCAACGAGCGGTTGAAGGATTCTGACCTTGTGGTGGTAGAGGGCACGCTGTATCCTCTGCTGAGTCGATTGAAGAAAGCAGATTTGCTTGAATATAAGTGGGAGGAGTCCACTTCGGGGCCTCCGCGCAAGTATTACAAGATCACGCCCAAGGGGGAGGAATTCCTGGGGGATTTGCTGAATACATGGGGGAGCCTGGTGGATGCGGTGAGCAGGATGACGCAACAAAATTATTAG
- a CDS encoding amidohydrolase, with amino-acid sequence MLKIDMHTHIIPEKLPRFSEKFGYGDFIHLVHHKPGFANMMKGDKFFREIESNCWDAEERIDEYATHNTRVQVVCTIPVMFSYWAKPKDGLELSMFLNDDIAQTVQDHPKNYIGLGTLPMQDAALAIRELERCKEIGLVGIQIGSNINDKNLNEEDFFPILKAMQDLDMALFVHPWNMMGFHSMEKYWLPWLVGMPAETSRAICSMIFGGVLERLPELRVCFAHAGGSFLPTIGRVEHGFNCRPDLVAIDNPVNPREYLGKFWVDCITHDEAMLEYILKTAGPKKVTLGSDYPFPLGDLEIGAFIETMGLPESTVEDIFCNNILDWLKLKKSAFL; translated from the coding sequence ATGCTTAAAATTGACATGCACACCCACATCATTCCTGAAAAGTTACCCCGTTTCAGTGAAAAATTCGGTTACGGTGACTTCATTCACCTCGTGCACCACAAACCCGGGTTTGCCAATATGATGAAAGGAGACAAGTTTTTCCGGGAGATCGAATCAAACTGCTGGGATGCAGAAGAGCGAATCGACGAATACGCCACCCATAACACCCGGGTCCAGGTGGTATGTACCATCCCCGTGATGTTTTCCTATTGGGCGAAACCTAAAGACGGTCTTGAGCTTTCCATGTTTTTGAATGACGACATTGCCCAAACCGTACAGGACCACCCCAAAAATTATATCGGGTTGGGCACACTCCCTATGCAGGATGCAGCGCTGGCCATCCGGGAACTCGAACGATGTAAGGAGATTGGGCTGGTGGGCATACAGATTGGCTCCAATATCAATGATAAAAACCTGAACGAAGAAGATTTCTTCCCCATTCTCAAAGCCATGCAGGACCTCGACATGGCGCTTTTTGTGCATCCTTGGAATATGATGGGATTCCACTCCATGGAAAAATACTGGCTGCCGTGGCTGGTCGGCATGCCCGCCGAAACTTCACGGGCCATTTGCTCCATGATTTTCGGGGGAGTTTTGGAACGGTTGCCGGAACTTCGGGTTTGTTTTGCCCATGCAGGAGGTTCTTTCCTGCCTACCATTGGCCGGGTAGAACATGGTTTCAACTGCCGCCCCGACCTGGTGGCCATTGACAACCCCGTGAACCCAAGGGAGTATCTAGGTAAATTCTGGGTCGACTGCATTACCCATGATGAAGCCATGCTCGAATACATCCTCAAAACTGCCGGCCCGAAAAAGGTAACCCTGGGATCCGATTACCCTTTCCCTCTTGGCGATCTCGAAATAGGGGCCTTCATTGAAACCATGGGATTGCCGGAATCAACCGTCGAAGATATTTTCTGCAATAATATTCTGGATTGGCTGAAGCTCAAAAAAAGTGCTTTTTTGTAG
- a CDS encoding PspC domain-containing protein: MNKVFTVNLGGYPFTIDEDAFEYLDKYLKAIHKHFRGGDGYEEITGDIESRLAELFQESLGNRPIVTIKDVTNAISTMGSPEDFGADTLEDETMSSGKSDFVFKTGKRLFRDPEEEVVAGVCSGIAAYFGIADPLWIRIAFIVFTLFGGSGILLYAVLWAILPKAETAGDYLAMRGEPINVDNISKIIKDEFENLSEKVSEFGEEFGSKKKVAEKRKKVMEQLPLRNGFLF, translated from the coding sequence ATGAATAAGGTTTTCACGGTCAATCTTGGAGGATATCCATTTACTATTGATGAAGATGCTTTTGAATATTTGGATAAGTACCTAAAAGCCATCCACAAACATTTTAGAGGCGGGGATGGATACGAGGAAATTACCGGTGACATAGAATCCAGGCTTGCTGAACTGTTTCAGGAAAGCTTGGGAAATCGCCCGATTGTTACTATTAAAGACGTCACCAATGCCATTTCCACGATGGGTAGCCCGGAAGATTTCGGAGCGGATACGCTGGAGGATGAAACCATGTCATCCGGTAAAAGTGACTTTGTCTTCAAAACAGGTAAGCGATTGTTTCGTGACCCTGAAGAGGAAGTTGTTGCCGGTGTTTGTTCGGGGATAGCTGCTTATTTTGGCATAGCTGACCCGCTTTGGATCCGTATCGCTTTTATCGTTTTCACCCTTTTCGGAGGCTCCGGAATTTTACTGTATGCCGTACTTTGGGCTATTTTGCCTAAAGCCGAGACCGCAGGGGATTACCTCGCCATGCGTGGTGAGCCTATCAATGTGGACAATATCAGCAAGATCATCAAAGACGAATTTGAGAATTTGTCAGAAAAAGTTTCTGAATTCGGAGAGGAGTTTGGATCAAAAAAAAAAGTCGCGGAGAAAAGGAAAAAGGTGATGGAACAACTCCCCTTAAGAAATGGGTTTCTATTCTAG